From Sphaeramia orbicularis chromosome 21, fSphaOr1.1, whole genome shotgun sequence:
attcatttgggaactgccacaaaagtagcactgggtctttatgggttaaaacaaacaaacacacaaacaaacccaccCTCTGGCACCTAAAAGGGTTAACCACATTGTAATGTTGCTTATTACAAAAGTTAGATAGGTTGTTGATGTAGGACACATTTTAATTTAACACAAcctgaaaaatgacaaatattggTTCAAGCTCCTACATCGGACTGACCCGTATCTAGTGTATACCTACAGTGTATTTGAATGGTGAAGGGTTGGCTCTTCTGTGTTGAAAGGGCTTCACTGGTGACAACACACTGGACAGAACGATGGTCGAGCTCTATCGTAGGTACTCCCCACAACGTGCTGACCGTGGTCGTCGTACCATCACCGTTCACACTGGAGTTGGTTGTGatcttcagattcagattcccaAAAACCCAGTTCACTTGTGCAGGAGGCAGTGAACCAGATGCCGTACAAGTGGCAAGAGAAACTTCTTTGTCACCCAAAGTAGGTATATCACTTTTCACACTTACGACTGGCAGCACTAGAAGAGATACCATAGACAAAAAAAGGTCGACATGCAATCAGAGAGACACGAAGATAATGTTTCTCTTTCTCTCCATCATCTCCATCagaacatttacaaaacaaaGTCAGATCATACCGAGCACGTTGAGAGGCATCTCTGTCTGGTGATTTCCGCTGGGAAATAACGTGAAAATACACGTGTAGGTTCCTTGATCCGTAAGAGTGACATTGGAAAGACGAAGTGATCCATTCTTTTCATTAAAATTCCCAGCAAAAGTAAACCTCAGATCCTGTCCATTTTGATGCTCTGGTCCCTCTGGTAGGATGCTGAAGAAAATtttctctgggttttttttggtcttcTTTTGCCAAGAAATCTGATTGAGCTTCTCTGTTGTATCCTTGAGGATGCAGGGAAAGAAGGCTGTGGATCCTTGCACCACGGTTATGTTTCCTCCAATCACCTGGAGAGCTGTGAAGTGTAGTAAATGTTCAAAGCACATGTTAAAACACAGAGACAAACTTCAACAACAAACACTGAGTTTTGGACTACTTTGGTCACTCTTTACATCATCTTCGTTTTCTACTTGGGAAATAAAATACATCTCTATGCTGATAACACTAACATATACCGTCCAGAATACATGGTACATTCAGCTGTTTTACCCCATAACGCTATATTTGCTGATTTATGCTGCACTTAAGTGGTTCTATTTTTTTCTCCAGAACATCTATAAAATTATCATCTAAGCATCTATTAAATTTTATAACTACCAATTTTGTCATCCCTCCTAAAAGAAAAGAACGGTATAAAGAGTTACAGAATACAACTATCTGAGAGTTTGGATGAGAATGATGACAACCGAAATCTAAATATCATGTGACTGAACTGGTGAACAAATTAAAATAGAAACTGTTTTCTGGTATTGGTGTTTTATTGAGATTAAACGTGTTTTCCTTTGCTTTGTAAAATGATGCTCATTGAGGAAACTCTCTTATCAGTTATAAAGTATGGTAACTAGTAACACATGCTTTAGTTGCAACTGTAAAACCATCGGACACTCTTTCTGATTCTGTGCAAAGATGTATTATTAGTGACTAGGGCAGGGATTAAAggaaaaatttttcatctgactgaaaattttcttctggtcaaaatcattggccacaattaaaaatgatgcaatacaatactactatagcgtacagggtggggaagcaaaatttacaatgaacatttagttgttttttctcagcaggcactacgtcaattgttttgaaaccaaacatatattgatgtcataatcatacctaacactattagccataccttttcagaaacttttgcccatatgagtaatcaggaaagcaaacgtcaaagagtgtgtgatttgctgaatgcactcgtcacaccaaaggagatttcaaaaatagtcggagtgtccataaagactgtttataatggaaagaagagaatgactatgagcaaaactattacgacaaagtctgggagatactattaaagaagaatgggagaagttgtcacccgaatatttgaggaacacttgcgcacgtttcaggaagcgtgtgaaggcagttattgagaaagaaggaggacacatagaataaaaacattttctattatgtcaattttcttgtggcaaataaattctcatgactttcaataaactaattggtcatacactgtctttcaatccctgcctcaaaatattgtaaattttgcttccccaccctgtacaagtttatatagtcaaatttggcaatactgtaaaacacactgaatgggagagtgtacaggtgtagaagattagtaacagggatagaaaaaatgtcatgagtggtattggtggggggtctgggggtcctcccccagaaaatttctaaagcttcaggtcaattttggtgctctctggttaattttaaagggtatgaaaacctttaaaGCAAGTGAaagtaataactagaagaaaaccttactgcaaaaaatgagtgaaaaactttttatgtaacaatttaggaactcctaaaacataactccaactccaacagcacatgaattttggggaaaatgtctgtgtaaatgtaaccctaaccaactaatcttttattttttctgcttttatatttatatattccgttacagatactctctgagggtatttaaaatacagtggctttgcaaataccaagggtgttactcattcattaaattttatcttcgtactgtaccacacagatagaaataagatgctaaacgggtcaaaataaagcacttatgcagtcgggcgcataACCACGTAAGGCCGCGGTgtgcacagccgcacgcacgggaagggcacatacacacaaacacaaacactagtCATATATCGGCAAGTGGAGATAAGCtattaacccaaacatgaaggtacatgtagatcagttctgtcttcttcccttttcgctgtggttctttcataatgaaagctacttgttagcactaaactaaagttaggctggaggctgaacttcggtaaagctgaacttgtccatgtgtttctgaggcacagaatgagcagcgtttccttccaaagataaatagtcatcaatctctcctcccaacataaaaataaagaagtcatcttattatcatcactgttaaacctatcagccccgtGCGtggtgtgcctgtgttaaacacctgcagattcaggacagcagacccaggacaggatcgcggtgccgactggactccgcgaaacacgtggggaagttacttcaatatgacttttttcccccctcaatttttccatttgacggaaatccgtcgtggtgacagagaactttaatccctggacTATGGCTGGGCAATCTTGTCAAAAGATTATGACTATCTTTTGAGTGTAAGttttgattcattggtggtttttgtAGCTGTAGGTGTGTTCGGTTATGCGACTTTGCACTGCTGGAGATAGTTTGCAATATCAtttctagggctgtgcaattaatcgaaattgaattatgatttcgattattacacgcaacgattacaaaaattatgtaatcaagaaataacgattattaattttgagttgtttaattcacgcgcacgcaagctaccatgagctgctctgccccgccccctctaagctacagctgccagctagccggcaggtccaccccaagaggaaagttgtacctagtggtctggaaaaatagcaggagaatcgcagcagaagtgcttggtaaacaaaaaaggcaagtcaaattcaattgtatggaatcaaactaactaaaacgcataaaaaaaactccgtctacaacttcgtccacaatgcaatcttcagtctccgaatctctttacactGCAACTCCCGTAATAACCTAACTGAAACATCACGGCacgtcactgaatttactatgtttcatactacactgaacatacttgaatttataatttgcactttacgtgatttttttttttattgctccagttctatggcaagtctagagcagtttaattccagtgcactatttgtttacaaaaggaaacatacttgaatttacagtaaacttatttgcattcaaagatttttttgtttcgtacaaaagtgaacatactttgttttaatggttaaaagttttatttatatttaaagagtatatcttacatgttttgcaagaaaaaaataaacagctttaaggttaacaaatgattgtttttaataatcgtgatttcaattattgctaaaataatcgtgattttttttttttctataatcgagcagccctaatcatttctacatagaacccctttaaaatCATGGAATCACCCAGCCCTAgcggtgataataataataccaataaaTATGGACTAAACTTATATGGTTAAGTCTTAGGGTTCTTAAACTCTGTAAGGAAGGAGGTGCAACTTCACCACTGGCAGTGTAATagaattttaacttctttatctgattcccttctttgttcccgtatcctttcctgaatacccttccccactgcatgctaactttCCTGAATACTCCCCACTGCCTGCTACCTTGACCCAAACcctgctgtgtgtgtaaatttcctTGCGAGGTAACAAAAGGTAACTGACTGTTAAAACCTGGGGCTCATAAAAcaatcaaaaggccctttgaggagactggaggtgtcacttgcaaatgcgaCATAAATGCAtataaaaggtggatcttgtgagaagctctttgtctttttcttcacaATCAccgctcgtgtgcagaactgacctttcttgacaaagaaataaaatcttgtcgGCCGGCAGAAGTCTATATTTCATTATTGACCAGCAGCAGACAAAAAAATTCTGTAACAGCTGTCAAAAAATCTTTTAGATTTTAATGGCCAACACATCCTGCTGTCCACCACAGAGATTAATGTAtagttggaaaaaataaatacattaaaaaaagtagtattttgaaaaattgCCATCATCTACTTTTCTTGTCAGTACTTCTTAGTTTCTTTGCATCAATGGACAAAAAGTCCATAATTACCTTTCCGCATATAATAGCtttataataataactttatttatatagcaccttttaaaacaaagtttacaaagtgctttgacagacaagtaaagggcacaacagaaggatacaagatgtaagtaaaaacactaaaacagaagcaacataataggagagatgtgtacaacagtgcaggaacatgacacttcgaataaattaaatgaatcggaataaagagggcaggggtaacgtaacatgatgctgttaaatcaatgcaaaaatagagGCATGagataaaaaaacatcatgtatgagaatataaaccaacaatcaaacaggataagattcaaattttttaaaaaaaattaaaatttaaaattataattaaaagggacagacatcacataaaagcaagtctataaaagtgtgttttaagaagtgacttgaaagatgccactgattccgcaagccttatctcctcaggcaggccgttccaaagtcgaggggctctgatggaaaaggcccggtcacccttagatttaagccttgactttggaacagccaggagccctctccccctccgaggatctaaggctgcgtgctggctcgtaggtaactaacatgtcatctatatagcttggggctagacccattcgggctttaaaagtaatcagtaaaatcttaaaatcaattctaaaacacacagggagccaatggagggatgccaggataggggttatgtgatgtcacctgttaaaaccagtgagaagcctagctgctgtgtcctggaCCAGTTGGAGGCAGGACAGTGATTTAGCAAATATATATATAGCAAATAAAGACATGTGTGCGTAGGCTAAATGGAGACACTGGACTTTATTTCTTTGTAATTTCAGTTCCTCCTGCTTTAAGGCTCTCATTTTGAAATCACTGATTTTTAACAACAGACAAATGAGATCTGCAAACACTGCTGTAATGGGAAAAGGTTTTCATCACATTATAAGACATGAGCCAAAAACCAGGAAGTGACTCAGGCTTAGTTTGTTTGGACACGATGCTGATACTGGGTGGGGACTGAGGTCTATGGGGCCAtcattgtagcaatattatttgcaatgcgctgtcggatttgcaaatgtgtaaatgaatctgtaaatgcctGATgggatttgtgtgtctgtacaacaatctgcaaatgtgtaaaacaacttgtgtgtgtgtaatcagatttgaaaagtcaaagtattttcactacaagacccagaattacagacaaatcattggttacaagtcaagcggcttctcaaTCGGCTGTCTtcacacacgtgaattttgctacacttctgccgagAGAGATCCACAAATGggtttgtgtgcctgggctcaggctgccctgggctcaggctcacaggctccctcattccggctgcgttcggctttgctcgttcttgtacctgacgtgagtatacgtgagttgtgcttgcaaggttcaccaactggtATGGCCCCatacttcttcttcttcgatttttagtggcagttggtgaaccttgcaagccaGAGCCGTCgcgatgacgtaggcaaggtaggcagttGCCTAGggcccctcgctgaagagggcccccgatggccgcatggtcatttatctgtacaacttattaaaaaccatccgtTCTAAAcacaccaccacagtgaggcagcaccaaccctctcctgtactgttttgtgactgggcccCCCAAACTAgggggattccccctatgcaatgacaaacactatgagggtcatgtagaaatgtctgccctcgcgcaccccccatcacaccccccacttgctgtcagtggaactaacggtctgtccacactgaacaCGGCGGCGCgagcatttaaaaacagcaatgataaagcgctcctacccttcagggtttgcaaaaagacaaaaaagaaagaagaagaggaaaaacgccaacgacacagcggtaagtattaagtaaaccattgtttccTCCAAATAGgatacaactgtgtgatatgtttgaaagtgtgcgaacaaaagccctcacatcagtgaccaaacacacagatagatgttagcatgggagggggaggattcagttcaagaactaatcatatacacacaacacaactgtgttctgttggaagaatttaaggtgAGAAGAAACATATCTTCTCCAtcacccttttctactgttgtacagcgttccaaaacttctttggagctaaataatttggatgtggaggaccaaagtacgacagcattaacagtatttagtcctgaaaagccaaagctaagcctactgaagtgttttcacttactctggacggttgtctgctcctgctgcggtcacccacacaactttattccaaacaaaatcgtctggtcctgagtcccatccagtttggacaaataatccatccagttcaatggacattttcggttagctagcaatttccgttggtgatctgtccatcccattaggagaaaaatgtcccttttccattgcgtttgtccgtctcatcagtacgtctgttccttgtgtgtcagctggtttaggcacagaagaggactagagtaggactgcagcagaagtttgtattttcaagccaacatttgttaaagtccctcacatcagctctgtgccctcactgcgttTTTTCTTCACGTTCAAGGAAAGCACACGTAAAcgatacatgaggcgttcaggaacaattagaataattaggaaattacaacacttttcaaaatcgtcaaatattcagaatattcaaatacaacatcaaaaaaatgaatggcggtgtctgtgaaccatgtaatcacaatcctacattttaaactctgtaattatctatatttcccacacttgcccatcaacacatcgcaacactttgcaccatgtgctcaagTAGTTTTCCcggatgaggtctgacgttacattttgatgcattatgggaagtgaagttcttctcctgcaaagttactatcaaatcctctgcactttaatcatatacttctagaataaggacaaaagtaagcctactcaccaaatgcctttttttttttcctttttcaggggctttgcttaaatttctgtcagcgccaactgatagtgacaatttgtgtcattcccatcaacaatgcctaattgaagacactgtgtcctttactacactctggtggatactctgtgttgcgtaatacagagtaattcatgactcattaaatgcaccagaaaacaggaaatcgcatctggattttatttttcttcttcggtgattcgaccaccacatcttcgcgtattaggggcctcactttactttcttgcctagggcccccagatatcttgaaacggccctgttgcaagcacaactcacgtaaactcacgtcaggtacaagaacgagcaaagccgaacgcagccggaatgagggagcctgtgagcctgagcccagggcagcctgagcccaggcacacaaaccctggttttacagacaaatcccgctgcgcatttgtggatctgtcaaggcagaagtgtagcaaaattcacgtgtgtgaAGACAGCcgatcgagaagccgcttgacttgtaaccaatgatgtgtctgtatttctgggtcttgaagtgaaaatactttggcttttcaaatctgattacacacacaagttgttttacacatttgcagattgttgcacagacacacaaatctcatcgcgcttttacagattcatttacacatttgcaaatccgactgcgcacagacagattgaaatacggacactcaactctccacacgcatttgcaaataatattgcgacaataatggccccatatgGATCTCTctcggcagaagtgtagcaaaattcacgtgtgtgaAGACAGCcgatcgagaagccgcttgacttgtaaccaatgatttgtctgtatttctgggtcttgtagtgaaaatactttgacttttcaaatctgattacacacacacaagttgttttacacatttgcagattgttgcacagacacacaaatctcatcacgcatttacagattcatttacacctTTGCAAATCCGACAGCGcattgcaaataatattgctacaataatggccccatagagGTCTAAATATACTTCTTTTCATATAAAGCTATTTAAACTTCACATATTGTACTTTGCACCATATTTGTATCTGCACTATTTATCCTTTAAGGGTTTATTGCTTAACCTCATAGCTTTCTATATGTTTTAACTGCACTTCCATCATTTATCCAATGGGAATCTCCGTTGACAGAATTGCGTTGTATGTTGTTTTTATGGGTTTCTAGGCCTGGGAAAATCGGACTAGAAAAACAGGTAACGTCACATTCTTTCATGCGTCAGTACAACTACTGCTAAGCGAGTAAATGTTTTATAAGAATAAAGAAGATTAAATGATAATTTTCCCACGATGCCTAAAGCTACACATGTAATATTACTGTAAGCTAAGGCTAATTTCTGTCAAGAAAAAACCTAAAGAATCCAAattgctggagaaaaaaaaagggggaacaGTAAAAACGAGCATTTTCTCACATACCTTGTACGTCCTTGTGTAGAATCAGCATAAATATTAGTAAAAATATCATGGTCTAAGTGGAACACAAGCCACATTTTACGTAAAATGTCGACGGTAAATTATTCCAGTTCTGACAAATGTACCATAATAATGTTCAGAAAAGCAGCCTCCGACAACAGCCTCACCACAGCCTGTGTTCGTGGATCTGCAAATGGAGCAGAGGGGGAGGAGAGCAGGGCTGCTACATGGACCCAATAAAATACTCTTGGCTCCGCTTGGCTTCTTATTTTTGATATTTATCGCCATCTGCTGGACATTTGTGACTTACTGTTAAAATTCCATATAAAAAGATAAACCACAAAAgctgatatacaggggttggacaaaataatggaaacaccttctatgatgccacaatgttaggtgtttccattattttgtccaacccctgtatattccaAAATTAAATCTACTTTATTTATGTTACAGTTTAATACACACAGCCATAATCTCTGATGTGCAGTGTTTGTTGTGGGAGATTATATCAGTTTAATTCTCTCTGGGTTGTACAGTATGTTTTAAATGACATTGCTGAAGCTCGTCATCTGATGGGATCATAAATTGAATTGAGCCTCTCCATGTACCGACTCCTCTGCCTGTTACTGAACCACTGGTCACTGTCGTTGTGTGACTGAGGAACCAccatctatggcaggggtgtcaaactcattttcttcaaggggccacattcagcccaatttaatctgaagtgggctggaccagtaaaataacagcatgatagccaataaataatgacaactccaaatagttttagtgcaaaaaataacattcagttacgccaatatttacatttacaaactatccaaacagaaaggatgtgaataacctgaaaaaaatgaaatttgttaagaaatataattacaattttatcaatagcatgcctccacttatcatttatatatatgcattacagatcagatctacaaaggcacaaaacattcagtaacaggcagactattgttaaaattgcccttaattttctttagacatttcaggttgttcacaattgttctgggttattcacattttattgttaaaggatagtctgttaatgtaaatattttcataatttaatgttttttgcactaaatcaaagagaaaaaaaatggtgttgtcattatttctagattattatgacACTATTTTTGacttcgatgccctaacttgcactttgcaaattcatcccgcgggccagatcggaacctttgggctgcatgtttgacacctgtgatctatgggGTAAAGTCAAAAAAGAGGGTTGTTTTAATttcaacaaggaaaaaaaaataaagcagagAAAAACAAGAGTAAAGAGATGAAAAAAGGATCCTCTGACCTGTATTTCTGCATATGTAGCTTGTGGATCTGGACACAGCGTTCTGTTTTGTACTGATTCCTGGTTTGATGACCTACGCATAAGTTTTCTGCAAAGATGAACAGATAATTTGGGATACAGCATTTTcagtttcattattattattattcttcacTCTgcatttgttaaatattttgtctCGTTAAAAACCAAAGCACTggcataaatgcatttattaaatTAAACAATGTTTATAAAGCTGCTTTTTGAATATGTTCATTTTATCCCTTTGTTGATGCATATGGGCAGAAAAGTAAGAAGTTAAAGGACCACATCTTTTTTAGCCTAAATTCAGCTTCGTATTatggtttttatatatatatatatatatatatatatatatatatatatatatatatatatatatatatatatgtatatacagggtgtcccataagtctccatacagaggaaaaataaacgtttcttgacataaaccatttttatttatataatatgctctatatgactgccatttggtcgggaacacatttcaatgcgtgtctgctgaagaactataaagaagaaatataaagaaatacatgttagaacaatatatatatatatatatatatatatatatatatatatatatatatatatatatatatatgtgtgtaagggtagagactgcgatctggtaggctcggcgattctaccagtagaaactccgatcagagtctctactggtagaaactctgatcctgccagtagaagggttagggttaggatcggagtttctaccagtagagactctgatcggagtttctactggtagagactacgatcggagtctctactggtagactcgccgatcctaccagatcgcagtctctaccctgacatttatacatatatagtttcttcaaagtagccacccttagctctgatgactgctttgcacactcttggcattctcttgatgagcttccagaggtagtcacctgaaatggtttccacttcacaggtgtgcctcatcagggttacttcgtggaatttcttgccttattgatggggttgggaccatcagttgtgttgtgcagaagtcaggttgatgcacagctgacagccctattggacaactgttagaatgcatattatggcgagaaccaatcagctaagtaaagacaaacgagtggccatcattactttaagaaatgaaggtcagtcagtctagaaaatttcaaaaactttgaatgtgtccccaagtgcagtcgcaaaaaccatcaagcactccaacgaaactggctcacatgaggaccgccccaggaaaggaagaccaagagtcacctctgatgctgaagttcatctgagtcaccagcctcagaaatcgcaaattaacagcagctcagattagagaccagatgaataccacacagagctctagcagcagacacatctctacaacaactgttaagaggagactgcgtgaatcaggccttcatggtcaaatagctgctaggaaaccactgctcaggagaggcaacaaacagaagagatttatttgggccaagaaacccaaggaatggaccttagacgagtggaaatctgtgctttggtctgatgagtccaaatttcagatctttggatccaaccgccgtgtctgtgtgcgacgcagaaaaggtgaacggatggatgctacatgcctggttcccaccgtgaagcatggagggggaggtgtgatggtgtgggggtgctttgctggtgacgctgttggggatttattcaagattaaaggcaacctgaagcagcatggctaccacagcatcctgcagtgacatgccattccatccggtctgcgtttagttggaccatcatttatgtttcaacaggacaatgaccccaaacacacctccaggctgtgtgagggatatttgaccaagaaggagagtgatggagggctgcgccagatgacctggcctccacagtcaccggacctgaacccaatcgagatggtttggggtgagctggaccgcagagtgaaggcaaaaggaccaacaagtgctaagcatctctgggaacttcttcaagactgttaggaaaccatttcaggtgactacctcttgatgctcatcaagagaatggcaagagtgtgcaaaacagtcatcagagctaagggtggctactttgaagaaactagaatataagagatgttttcagttatttcacacttttttgttaagtacataattccacatgtgttcattcatagttttgatgccttcagtgagaatctacaatgtaaatagtcatgaaaataaagaaaatgcgaagaatgagaaggtgtgtccaaacttttggcctgtactgtactgtaatgtaatatatatacatatacatatatatatatatatatacatatatatatatatatatatatatatatatatatatatatatatatatatatatatatatatacacacacacacacacacacacacaccaggccaTATGTAGCTTTGGAGGTAATTTTTGTATCATCGTGACAAAGTGCTGAAAAGTCAACATTTACTTCTAAGTTCACTTGAAAAGCCATCattgtttttagtgtgtgtgtaaatgtgaagCAAATATCAACAAATAATGAATTGTGAGCTTTTTGTTCTGCAGATTTAATTCTTAAAGACCCACAATGGTT
This genomic window contains:
- the LOC115411930 gene encoding LOW QUALITY PROTEIN: poliovirus receptor-like (The sequence of the model RefSeq protein was modified relative to this genomic sequence to represent the inferred CDS: inserted 1 base in 1 codon); the encoded protein is MIFLLIFMLILHKDVQALQVIGGNITVVQGSTAFFPCILKDTTEKLNQISWQKKTKKNPEKIFFSILPEGPEHQNGQDLRFTFAGNFNEKNGSLRLSNVTLTDQGTYTCIFTLFPSGNHQTEMPLNVLVLPVVSVKSDIPTLGDKEVSLATCTASGSLPPAQVNWVFGNLNLKITTNSSVNGDGTTTTVSTLWGVPTIELDHRSVQCVVTSEALSTQKSQPFTIQIHFPPTEVNVQEKSSXVFECISNGNPEVQYTWNRVDEVSAGSA